A single region of the Lycium barbarum isolate Lr01 chromosome 2, ASM1917538v2, whole genome shotgun sequence genome encodes:
- the LOC132627560 gene encoding probable transcription factor At1g11510, whose protein sequence is MAKNHTEEESSSEEMEVSSPGNADSGSESESESEPEPKKPPVAAPKKPQPQSQQDSSSSTEEESDSESDPDPLTQKPNPVVKPIDETKKAVRSKPNASPMKKGTKRPAADDDVEAKEKESKRSKKKQQEKEIDNPVKKTQTQAPNEDVKRQLFQRLWSEDDEIAILKGMIDYRSKKKADPVADLSAFHEFIKKNLHVDVTKAQLQDKIRRLKKKYENNAGKEKKGKERIFSKPHEQKGYELSKKIWGKEKNDKVENNVTASKDNGVLVEVKEEKKSEEVEKNVEVKHNLSLISVTKNVAEMEMWLVENCGVLSVEKRNEMKKKFTALNVIEFDLSSRRTKLIYEQKELVREAMRASGIHI, encoded by the coding sequence ATGGCTAAAAATCATACCGAAGAAGAATCAAGCTCTGAGGAGATGGAAGTGTCTTCACCCGGTAACGCAGATTCCGGTTCAGAATCCGAATCCGAATCCGAACCCGAACCGAAAAAACCACCAGTTGCCGCACCAAAGAAACCACAACCACAATCTCAACAGGATTCCTCTTCTTCTACAGAAGAAGAATCCGACTCCGAATCCGACCCGGATCCGTTAACCCAGAAACCAAACCCGGTTGTAAAACCCATTGATGAAACAAAAAAAGCTGTCAGATCCAAACCAAATGCTTCTCCAATGAAGAAGGGTACTAAAAGGCCTGCTGCTGATGATGATGTTGAAGCAAAGGAAAAAGAATCTAAGAGATCTAAGAAGAAACAACAAGAAAAAGAGATTGATAATCCAGTGAAGAAAACACAAACACAAGCACCCAATGAGGATGTAAAAAGGCAGTTGTTTCAGAGATTATGGAGTGAAGACGATGAAATTGCTATTTTGAAGGGTATGATTGATTACAGGTCGAAGAAAAAAGCTGATCCAGTTGCTGATTTAAGCGCGTTTCATGAATTTATTAAAAAGAATTTACATGTTGATGTGACTAAGGCTCAGTTGCAAGATAAGATTAGGAGGTTGAAaaagaaatatgaaaataatgctGGGAAAGAAAAGAAAGGTAAAGAGAGGATTTTTTCGAAACCCCATGAGCAAAAAGGTTATGAATTGTCGAAAAAGATTTGGGGTAAAGAGAAAAATGATAAAGTGGAGAATAATGTAACTGCAAGTAAAGATAATGGGGTTCTTGTTGAAGTGAAGGAAGAGAAAAAGAGTGAGGAGGTGGAAAAGAATGTGGAGGTTAAACATAATTTGAGTTTGATTTCGGTTACGAAAAATGTTGCTGAGATGGAGATGTGGCTTGTTGAGAATTGTGGGGTGCTTAGTGTTGAGAAGAGGAATGAGATGAAGAAAAAGTTTACAGCTTTGAATGTAATTGAGTTTGATTTGTCCTCGAGGAGAACGAAGTTGATTTATGAGCAGAAGGAACTGGTGCGCGAAGCTATGAGAGCTTCGGGGATTCATATCTAG